The following coding sequences are from one Neurospora crassa OR74A linkage group I, whole genome shotgun sequence window:
- a CDS encoding alpha-glucuronidase: MRVSWGLLAFPAAASAIENGINGWLRYAPLPNNERPPNLRLPGAIMALSTNKTSPVYTAGQELQAGIKGILNQTLPLYHEPDEWLGSTILVATTGEFHGGKPAATLADDGYLLHVRPGNVVILGQTERGALYGAFDYLSRIAQGRFSDADLIANPDAPIRWVNQWDNMDGSIERGYAGASIFFRNNTIPKDLNRVSQYARLLASIGINGIVVNNVNANANLLTDANIDGLGRIADAMRPYGVQIGISLNFASPQTLGGLSTFDPLDRSVISWWTDKTNRLYRRIPDMAGYLVKANSEGQAGPLTYNRTLADGANLFAKAVQPHGGIVMFRAFVYDNHINPADLKADRAKHAVEFFKGLDGQFLDNVVVQIKYGPIDFQVREPASPLFANIPQTNTAIELQITQEYLGQQSHLVYLAPLWETILNFDLRADDQPSLVRDVVAGHRFSNKRGGYAGVVNVGTNTTWLGSHLAMSNLYAYGRLAWNPNQDPQALLEDWTRLTFGSDPLVLGVVTEISMASWPAYENYTGNFGIQTLTDILYTHYGPNPASQDNNGWGQWTRADHNGIGMDRTVSTGTGFSGQYPAEVAEKFESIETTPDDLLLWFHHVNYTHVLKSGKSVIQHFYDAHYAGAETAQTFPIAWESLRNKIDTERFNDVLFRLRYQAGHSIVWRDSICQFYYNLSGIPDSTGRVGKHEYRIEAEAMALKNYKLTGVNPVETASNLTAVVLVSNHTSGEATTKLNFDSGKYDVTINYFDLIGGKAHYKAFLNGKLLLEWAGDLEDKLGHTFSTKLDGHSATRVTIRDVQIQKGDVLKITGVADGNELAPLDYIAVLPQGVVD; encoded by the coding sequence ATGCGAGTTTCCTGGGGTCTTCTGGCCTTCCCGGCCGCGGCATCAGCGATCGAAAACGGTATCAACGGTTGGCTACGATATGCGCCCCTTCCCAACAATGAGCGCCCACCAAACCTGCGATTACCAGGTGCAATCATGGCTTTGAGCACCAACAAAACCAGCCCTGTTTATACCGCAGGCCAGGAGCTACAAGCCGGCATCAAAGGCATCCTCAACCAGACTCTTCCCCTTTATCACGAACCCGACGAGTGGTTAGGGTCAACCATCTTGGTTGCTACAACCGGAGAATTTCACGGCGGGAAACCTGCCGCAACTCTGGCTGATGATGGCTATCTCCTTCACGTGAGACCAGGAAATGTGGTGATTCTGGGTCAGACGGAGCGAGGTGCCTTGTACGGAGCCTTTGACTATCTCTCGAGAATTGCTCAAGGAAGATTTTCCGATGCCGACCTGATTGCAAACCCAGACGCCCCCATTCGATGGGTAAATCAGTGGGACAACATGGACGGCAGCATCGAGCGCGGTTATGCGGGcgcttccatcttcttccgcaACAACACCATTCCCAAGGACCTCAACAGGGTTTCCCAGTATGCTCGGCTACTCGCTTCCATCGGCATCAATGGCATCGTTGTTAACAACGTCAACGCCAATGCGAACTTGCTCACTGATGCTAACATTGATGGACTGGGCCGTATAGCAGATGCAATGCGCCCATACGGTGTACAGATTGGCATATCGCTAAACTTTGCATCGCCCCAGACTTTGGGAGGACTATCAACGTTCGATCCTCTCGATCGATCTGTGATTTCCTGGTGGACCGACAAGACGAACCGCCTCTACAGGCGCATTCCAGACATGGCAGGCTACCTAGTCAAGGCCAACTCAGAAGGGCAAGCGGGACCGTTGACCTACAATCGCACGCTTGCAGACGGTGCAAATTTGTTCGCTAAAGCTGTGCAGCCGCACGGCGGCATTGTCATGTTCCGAGCCTTTGTCTATGACAATCACATCAACCCAGCGGACCTCAAAGCGGACCGCGCCAAGCATGCGGTTGAGTTCTTCAAGGGTCTTGACGGACAGTTTTTGGACAACGTTGTTGTGCAGATCAAGTACGGACCCATTGACTTTCAGGTTCGAGAGCCAGCATCGCCTTTGTTCGCCAATATACCCCAGACAAACACTGCGATAGAACTTCAAATCACTCAAGAATATCTGGGCCAGCAGAGCCACCTGGTATATCTTGCACCGTTGTGGGAGACGATCCTGAATTTCGATCTTCGGGCTGATGATCAACCGTCACTCGTCCGTGATGTTGTTGCCGGCCATCGGTTCAGCAACAAGCGTGGTGGCTACGCTGGTGTCGTCAATGTTGGAACTAACACCACATGGCTAGGGAGTCATTTGGCTATGTCTAACTTGTATGCCTACGGTCGTCTGGCTTGGAATCCCAACCAAGACCCGCAAGCTCTACTCGAAGACTGGACGCGACTCACATTTGGCTCAGACCCTCTTGTACTTGGAGTAGTGACGGAGATATCGATGGCATCATGGCCAGCTTACGAAAATTACACTGGCAACTTTGGTATCCAGACACTGACCGATATTTTGTACACCCATTACGGTCCGAACCCTGCGTCCCAGGACAACAACGGCTGGGGACAGTGGACGCGTGCAGACCATAACGGGATTGGCATGGACAGAACGGTTTCCACGGGCACCGGCTTCTCCGGCCAGTATCCCGCCGAAGTAGCCGAGAAGTTCGAGAGCATCGAGACCACTCCGGACGACCTGCTCCTCTGGTTCCACCACGTGAACTACACGCACGTTCTCAAGTCCGGCAAGTCGGTGATACAGCATTTTTACGATGCTCACTACGCCGGTGCCGAAACAGCACAGACATTCCCCATCGCATGGGAATCACTTCGGAACAAGATTGATACCGAGCGCTTCAATGATGTTCTCTTCCGCCTCCGCTACCAGGCCGGTCACTCCATAGTCTGGCGCGATTCCATCTGTCAATTCTACTACAATCTCTCCGGCATCCCAGACAGCACCGGCCGCGTGGGAAAGCATGAGTACAGGATCGAGGCTGAGGCCATGGCGCTGAAGAACTACAAGCTTACCGGGGTCAACCCAGTTGAAACAGCTTCGAATCTAACTGCTGTGGTTCTCGTTTCCAACCACACATCGGGAGAGGCGACTACGAAACTGAACTTTGACTCGGGCAAGTATGATGTCACGATCAACTACTTTGACCTGATTGGTGGTAAGGCGCACTACAAGGCGTTCCTCAATGGGAAGTTGTTGCTGGAATGGGCTGGAGATCTGGAAGACAAACTAGGCCATACTTTCTCTACAAAGCTTGATGGACACTCGGCTACGAGGGTTACGATTCGTGACGTCCAAATCCAGAAAGGGGATGTGTTGAAGATTACGGGAGTGGCTGATGGAAACGAATTGGCGCCGTTGGATTATATTGCTGTCTTGCCGCAAGGTGTTGTTGACTAA